A part of Kiritimatiellia bacterium genomic DNA contains:
- a CDS encoding ABC transporter permease gives MLRYLVRRFAYAVPILIGVNLLTFALFFGVHSPDSIARTILGDKQVDAEMIARWKRERGYDLPRFWNSAERGIRRISRTIFWQTSVPLLRLQLGRSDIDRHSIGEAVLARMSPSLAITLPMFLISLVVTIAVAMLAAFHRGTAFDAVVLVGCVVLMSVSTLFYIIGGQFLFARVLKWFPFSGYVAGPGALRFLWMPVLIGVLAGLGGQIRFDRTVFLEEIHRDYIRTARAKGLGEGAVLFRHALKNAMIPILTSVVVTIPFLIMGNLLLENFFGIPGLGSYVMDAIQRQDFAVVRAMVYVGSLLYIAGLLMVDIAYVLVDPRVRLS, from the coding sequence ATGCTGAGATACCTCGTGCGACGGTTCGCGTACGCGGTGCCGATCTTGATCGGCGTGAACCTGCTTACGTTTGCGTTATTTTTCGGCGTGCATTCCCCCGACAGCATCGCCCGCACGATTCTGGGCGACAAGCAGGTGGACGCGGAGATGATCGCACGGTGGAAACGCGAGCGCGGCTACGACCTGCCCAGGTTCTGGAATTCCGCCGAGCGGGGGATCCGGCGGATCAGCCGGACGATTTTCTGGCAGACGAGCGTCCCGCTGTTGCGGCTCCAGCTCGGACGTTCAGACATTGACCGCCACTCGATCGGCGAGGCGGTGCTGGCGCGTATGAGCCCCTCGCTGGCGATTACGCTCCCGATGTTCCTGATCTCGCTGGTGGTGACCATCGCTGTGGCGATGCTGGCCGCGTTTCATCGCGGGACCGCCTTCGACGCGGTGGTGCTGGTCGGATGCGTGGTGCTGATGTCGGTGTCGACGTTGTTCTACATCATCGGAGGCCAGTTTTTGTTCGCGCGCGTACTGAAGTGGTTTCCATTTTCCGGTTACGTGGCCGGTCCGGGGGCGTTGAGGTTTTTGTGGATGCCGGTGCTGATCGGGGTGCTGGCGGGGCTCGGCGGCCAGATTCGGTTTGACCGCACCGTGTTCCTGGAGGAGATCCACCGGGACTACATTCGCACAGCACGGGCGAAGGGGTTGGGAGAGGGGGCAGTGCTGTTCCGGCACGCGCTGAAGAATGCGATGATTCCGATTCTCACATCCGTGGTGGTGACGATTCCGTTTCTCATCATGGGCAACCTGCTGCTGGAAAACTTCTTCGGCATCCCCGGCCTCGGCAGCTACGTGATGGACGCGATCCAGCGCCAGGATTTCGCGGTGGTGCGGGCGATGGTGTACGTGGGGTCGCTGCTGTACATCGCGGGGCTGTTGATGGTGGACATCGCCTACGTGCTGGTGGATCCGCGGGTTCGGCTGAGCTGA
- a CDS encoding ABC transporter permease, with amino-acid sequence MVYWFDNLVVAALVLGGVAAGRAVRRSPQWRQAIAEVARRRAARISARIVAVYALIALLDSVGWHPPARDASGAVLRDAAGRTVRDARGLTLLDVLLTPWRTAREKTYSAPFATRQFTAEFVRGVDGALVRTHPPLRYPRRHPLGTDRIGEDVFYQALKGVRTGMLLGVFTTLIVVPFALLFGLLAGYYGGWVDDVVQYVYTVLASIPAVLLVMAFMVLFGRGLTQLCVILGVTTWTGLCRVLRGETMKLRESDFVAAARAMSASSARILWRHIVPNVMHLVLITTVLGFSGRVLSEAALTYMGIGVGVDTYSWGRMINDARLELARDPVIWWKLAAAFAAMVGLVLPANVLGDALRDALDPRLRSEPV; translated from the coding sequence GTGGTCTATTGGTTCGATAATCTGGTGGTTGCCGCGCTCGTGCTGGGGGGCGTGGCGGCGGGTCGCGCGGTGCGTCGGTCTCCGCAGTGGCGACAGGCGATCGCGGAGGTCGCCCGGCGACGCGCTGCGCGCATTTCTGCGCGGATTGTGGCGGTGTACGCGTTGATTGCGCTGCTTGATAGCGTGGGATGGCATCCGCCGGCCCGAGATGCGTCCGGCGCGGTGCTGCGCGATGCGGCCGGGCGCACGGTACGGGATGCGCGGGGGCTGACGCTGCTGGATGTGCTGCTCACGCCCTGGCGCACCGCGCGCGAGAAGACATACTCTGCGCCATTCGCAACGCGGCAGTTCACGGCGGAGTTTGTGCGCGGCGTGGACGGCGCACTGGTGCGAACGCACCCTCCGCTGCGGTACCCGCGCAGGCACCCCCTGGGCACGGACCGGATCGGCGAGGACGTGTTTTACCAGGCGCTGAAGGGCGTGCGCACTGGCATGCTGCTGGGGGTGTTCACCACCCTGATTGTGGTGCCGTTCGCGCTGCTCTTCGGCCTGCTGGCCGGCTATTACGGGGGGTGGGTGGACGATGTGGTGCAGTACGTCTACACGGTGCTGGCCTCGATCCCTGCGGTGCTGTTGGTGATGGCGTTCATGGTGCTGTTCGGTCGCGGGCTTACGCAGTTGTGCGTGATTCTCGGGGTGACCACCTGGACGGGGCTCTGCCGGGTGCTGCGCGGCGAAACGATGAAACTCCGCGAGAGCGATTTTGTCGCCGCGGCGCGGGCGATGTCGGCCTCGTCCGCCAGAATCCTGTGGCGCCACATCGTGCCCAACGTGATGCATCTGGTTCTGATCACGACGGTACTCGGCTTTTCGGGACGGGTGCTCTCCGAGGCGGCGCTCACGTACATGGGGATCGGTGTGGGGGTGGACACCTACTCGTGGGGCCGAATGATCAACGACGCTCGGCTCGAACTGGCGCGGGATCCGGTGATCTGGTGGAAGCTGGCGGCCGCGTTTGCGGCGATGGTGGGCCTGGTGCTGCCAGCGAACGTGTTGGGGGACGCGCTGCGCGACGCGCTGGATCCCCGGCTGCGGAGCGAACCGGTGTGA
- a CDS encoding sugar phosphate isomerase/epimerase has protein sequence MNGGAGIRTKLAGWFGVALAMAAWEAVAAPPPPSGNPADTRFRPCLHSISYSGIWRGQAVLSVDEFLVKAKELGFEGVMLVAKRPHVSPLDYDAEARARLRRRIEELGLTLVCLAGYTDFVAGGDKAGIPNVEQQALYVGELAKLARDLGTDMVRVFTGYERPGIPYDRQYAMVAEGLKLAGREAAKYGVTLAVQNHHDIAIHHDQMAWLLAEVNLPNVMATFDAWAPTLQGLTPAEIEAAVHTMKPWLVHTIVAQYVRHPRFRYAAEYTQYVPDTPVMRAVPVNHPQGVIDYDRFFKALRSIGYRGWVVYEMCEVLEGGGSIENLDRTAKAFLEYLRRYQSP, from the coding sequence ATGAACGGGGGCGCGGGCATTCGCACGAAGCTGGCGGGTTGGTTTGGCGTGGCGTTGGCGATGGCAGCGTGGGAGGCGGTGGCGGCTCCTCCGCCGCCTTCCGGGAACCCGGCGGACACACGCTTTCGCCCCTGTCTGCACTCGATCAGCTATTCGGGAATCTGGCGTGGGCAGGCGGTGCTATCGGTGGATGAGTTTCTCGTCAAGGCGAAGGAGCTGGGCTTCGAGGGGGTGATGCTGGTCGCGAAGCGGCCGCATGTGTCCCCGCTGGATTATGATGCTGAGGCGCGCGCTCGGCTGCGCCGGCGGATTGAGGAGCTGGGTCTGACGCTGGTGTGTTTGGCCGGGTACACGGACTTTGTCGCCGGCGGCGACAAGGCGGGTATCCCGAATGTCGAACAGCAGGCGCTCTACGTGGGCGAGCTCGCGAAGCTTGCACGCGATCTCGGCACCGACATGGTGCGTGTGTTCACCGGATACGAGCGGCCGGGAATCCCTTATGACCGGCAGTACGCGATGGTGGCCGAGGGGCTGAAGCTCGCGGGCCGCGAGGCAGCGAAATACGGTGTCACGCTCGCGGTGCAGAACCACCACGACATCGCGATTCATCACGATCAGATGGCGTGGCTGCTTGCTGAGGTGAATCTCCCGAACGTGATGGCGACGTTCGACGCGTGGGCGCCGACGTTGCAGGGGCTGACGCCGGCCGAGATCGAGGCGGCCGTCCACACGATGAAACCGTGGCTGGTGCACACCATTGTCGCGCAGTATGTGCGCCATCCCCGATTCCGCTACGCGGCCGAGTACACGCAGTATGTTCCGGACACTCCCGTGATGCGTGCGGTGCCGGTCAACCACCCACAGGGCGTGATTGACTACGATCGGTTCTTCAAGGCGCTGCGATCGATCGGCTACCGCGGCTGGGTGGTGTACGAAATGTGCGAGGTTCTGGAGGGCGGGGGCAGTATCGAGAACCTCGACCGCACCGCGAAGGCGTTCCTGGAGTATCTGCGCCGGTATCAATCGCCCTGA
- a CDS encoding endonuclease III → MTLEGQGRGATEVGRNAVREVADILRARYGRPRIPRRAPLDVLIATVLSQRTTDRTSQRAFRELRRRFPRWRDVVGAPEAAVAAAVRESGLARAKAGRILGILGRLAAVFGRPTLAPLRRWRDGRALELLTSLPGVGPKTAACVLLFGLGRDVCPADTHVHRLARRLGWVDRRASPAETQTWLARHMPRGRAGELHLNLIRHGREVCRALRPRCGECPLAPRCPSAAARN, encoded by the coding sequence ATGACGTTGGAAGGGCAGGGACGGGGGGCCACTGAAGTGGGCCGCAACGCGGTTCGTGAGGTCGCGGACATTTTGCGGGCGCGCTATGGGCGGCCGCGAATACCGCGACGTGCGCCGCTGGATGTACTGATCGCCACGGTGTTGTCCCAGCGCACGACGGATCGAACGTCGCAGCGGGCGTTTCGCGAGCTGCGCCGGCGCTTCCCCCGATGGAGGGATGTCGTCGGCGCGCCAGAGGCGGCCGTTGCTGCGGCAGTTCGGGAAAGCGGGCTTGCGCGGGCGAAGGCGGGCAGGATTCTCGGGATCCTCGGCCGTCTCGCGGCGGTCTTCGGGCGGCCAACGCTTGCACCGCTGCGTCGCTGGCGGGACGGGCGCGCGTTGGAGTTGTTGACCTCCCTGCCCGGCGTGGGGCCAAAGACGGCCGCCTGTGTGCTGCTGTTCGGTCTGGGGCGGGATGTCTGCCCGGCCGACACCCATGTCCACCGTCTCGCGCGGCGGTTGGGCTGGGTGGATCGCCGGGCGTCGCCGGCGGAGACACAGACGTGGCTGGCGCGTCACATGCCGCGCGGACGGGCGGGGGAGCTGCACCTCAACCTCATTCGGCACGGGCGCGAGGTTTGCCGAGCGCTCCGGCCGCGTTGTGGGGAGTGTCCGCTCGCGCCGAGATGTCCGAGTGCGGCGGCGCGAAATTGA
- a CDS encoding NAD-binding protein, whose translation MTSDAVRRLGRRVALLAALTLGVLVAGTLGYRRLSAGAASWLDCLYMTVITVTTIGYGEVLDPAVYGPGLRVFNMLIAATGIGIITYTLSSVTSFAVDGELRALWRRRAMQAQLNALTGHYLIAGWGTLAPAVARELRRTGRTVVAIVPSEDTQAAAVREGVELTIVGDATDDERLTETGITRAAGIFAATDDDHLNIIISLSARRLNSSIRVVAAARDEANAAKMRRAGADATVTVSSIAGLRMASEMVRPAVVSFLDTMLRQSDPPLRVEEVAVGSRAEGRRLADVPVSERRDSLVLAVRRGDGWTFNPLPTWPLQRGDVVVLMTTPADLAAWRRELQGD comes from the coding sequence TTGACATCCGACGCTGTTCGCCGGCTCGGTCGGCGCGTCGCGCTGCTCGCCGCCCTGACCCTGGGGGTGCTGGTCGCGGGGACGCTGGGCTACCGTCGGCTCTCCGCCGGCGCGGCATCATGGCTGGACTGCCTCTACATGACAGTGATCACCGTAACGACGATCGGCTACGGTGAGGTCCTCGACCCGGCGGTGTACGGGCCGGGTCTGCGGGTGTTCAACATGCTGATTGCGGCCACCGGCATCGGCATCATCACCTATACACTGAGCAGCGTGACCTCATTCGCAGTGGACGGCGAACTGAGGGCGCTATGGCGGAGGCGAGCGATGCAGGCACAACTGAATGCGCTGACCGGCCACTATCTGATCGCCGGCTGGGGTACGCTGGCGCCGGCGGTCGCGCGCGAGCTGCGACGAACCGGGCGGACCGTGGTGGCGATTGTTCCGAGTGAGGACACGCAGGCAGCCGCCGTGCGCGAGGGCGTGGAGCTGACCATCGTCGGCGATGCCACAGACGACGAACGTTTGACCGAGACCGGCATCACACGGGCGGCCGGCATCTTCGCGGCCACCGATGATGACCATCTCAACATCATCATCTCGCTCTCCGCACGGCGATTGAACTCCTCCATTCGGGTCGTCGCCGCTGCCCGCGACGAGGCCAACGCGGCGAAAATGCGCCGCGCCGGCGCGGACGCGACCGTCACAGTCAGCTCGATCGCGGGGTTGCGCATGGCCTCCGAGATGGTTCGGCCGGCCGTCGTCAGCTTTCTTGACACGATGCTGCGCCAGAGTGATCCGCCCCTACGCGTCGAGGAGGTCGCCGTGGGCAGTCGCGCGGAAGGGCGGCGACTGGCCGATGTGCCTGTGTCGGAGCGGCGCGACTCGCTCGTGCTCGCAGTTCGACGCGGCGACGGATGGACGTTCAACCCCCTCCCCACCTGGCCACTGCAGCGCGGCGATGTGGTGGTGCTGATGACCACGCCGGCGGACCTGGCCGCCTGGCGCCGCGAGCTTCAGGGCGATTGA
- a CDS encoding DUF1080 domain-containing protein → MNRQVAAWAVFLTCTAAVADDWRPLFNGQNLEGWMSSEGGAPSTNWVVENGELRRVGRAGYIWTRDRFGDFELELEYRTEGNSGVFFRTDNPRDPVQTGIEVQIHTPGGPNRHSVGAIYDLQAPTRNAAKDGWNRLRIVARGSRLQVELNGEPIIDMDVDRWTEAGRNPDGSKNKYKRALKDFARSGHIGFQDHGATVAFRNIRIRPLN, encoded by the coding sequence ATGAATCGACAGGTGGCGGCGTGGGCGGTGTTTCTCACCTGCACGGCGGCCGTGGCCGACGACTGGCGACCGCTCTTCAACGGCCAGAACCTCGAAGGGTGGATGTCCTCCGAGGGGGGGGCACCCAGCACCAACTGGGTGGTCGAGAACGGCGAACTGCGGCGCGTGGGTCGCGCGGGCTACATCTGGACCCGCGACCGATTCGGAGACTTCGAGCTGGAGCTGGAGTACCGCACCGAGGGTAACAGCGGTGTGTTCTTCCGCACCGACAATCCCCGCGATCCGGTCCAGACCGGTATCGAGGTGCAGATCCACACGCCCGGCGGCCCGAACCGGCACAGCGTCGGCGCGATTTACGACCTGCAGGCGCCGACGCGGAACGCAGCAAAGGACGGTTGGAACCGACTGCGCATCGTCGCGCGCGGTAGCCGGCTGCAGGTGGAACTGAACGGCGAACCGATCATCGATATGGACGTGGACCGCTGGACGGAGGCGGGACGCAATCCCGACGGCTCGAAAAACAAATACAAGCGAGCGTTGAAGGACTTCGCCCGTAGCGGACACATTGGCTTCCAGGATCACGGCGCGACCGTTGCGTTCCGCAACATCCGCATCCGTCCGCTGAACTGA
- a CDS encoding ABC transporter substrate-binding protein, which yields MNGLRGEQQDRRRWAGIAAGAVVIAATGLVLSRCDNSPHPPEEEGTATLYFAVGAPFNKLDPATSYYSHEAEVVDNVYEPPFEYHHLRRPYQLQPLAAAEMPSPVFRAADGRVLEGDPPPEDVARVEYTIRIRPGMFYADHPCFATNAAGEPMYRGVRARDVRRWRTPCDFPVLGTREVVAADYVRGLRRLADPRLPCPVYATFKRAILGFGEYSDALARELAAERARRAAEGAGEDEDRRPIVLDYLATPCAGIEVIDRYTFRLVLARKYPQILYWLAMHFAAPIPEEALRFYAEPAIAARQMDLNRWPVGSGPFFVRHCDPDRRIVLQRNPRYRGGVYPSDGAPGDREAGLLDDAGRPIPFLDRVAIVVERESIPAWNKFLQGYYDYTYVTPEVFEQTIQMSGSGEAILSDRMRARGIRLHSSVAAAIYWVGFNMADPVIGGLNERAAALRRAISTALDYNEYLDIFFNGQGRSAQGPIPPGIFGALEGEAGVNRWTDRWDPVGRRPVRRPIEEARQWMAQAGWPDGRGPDGRPLVLHLDHALAGEPSFVAVFEWMRGRLRQLGVELRERGTDLSRYRDKLERGHFQLFRQGWFADYPDPENFLFLFYGPNAKLRSGGANICNYENPEYDRLFERMEGMRDGPERAAMVSNMVEILRRDAPMCWGFHPTFYVLSHSWHRNGKPREMTHNTLKYQRVDAAERARRRREWNRPVVAPVLALEAAALAIAAMLIRRRPPGAETAGC from the coding sequence GTGAACGGGTTGCGTGGTGAGCAGCAGGACCGCCGGCGCTGGGCTGGCATCGCGGCGGGGGCGGTGGTGATTGCGGCGACCGGTCTGGTGCTCAGCCGCTGCGACAACTCGCCCCATCCGCCAGAGGAGGAGGGGACGGCGACGCTCTACTTCGCGGTGGGCGCTCCGTTCAATAAACTGGATCCGGCCACGTCATATTACTCCCACGAGGCCGAGGTGGTGGACAACGTTTACGAGCCCCCCTTTGAGTACCATCACCTGCGTCGGCCTTACCAGCTGCAGCCGCTGGCGGCGGCGGAGATGCCGTCGCCGGTGTTTCGTGCTGCGGACGGTCGCGTGTTGGAGGGGGACCCGCCGCCGGAGGATGTGGCGCGCGTCGAGTACACGATTCGAATCCGGCCCGGCATGTTTTATGCGGACCACCCCTGTTTTGCGACGAACGCGGCGGGAGAGCCCATGTATCGCGGCGTCAGGGCGCGCGACGTCCGGCGCTGGCGAACCCCCTGCGACTTTCCCGTCCTGGGCACCCGGGAGGTGGTGGCCGCCGACTATGTGCGGGGCTTGCGACGGCTCGCCGACCCCCGGCTACCGTGCCCCGTCTACGCAACGTTCAAACGCGCAATTCTCGGCTTCGGAGAGTACAGCGATGCGCTTGCCCGTGAGCTGGCTGCGGAGCGGGCGCGGCGAGCGGCGGAGGGTGCTGGCGAGGACGAGGACCGCCGTCCGATCGTGCTGGACTATCTCGCAACACCGTGCGCCGGCATTGAAGTGATTGACCGGTACACGTTCCGCCTCGTGCTCGCCCGCAAATATCCTCAGATTCTGTACTGGCTCGCGATGCACTTTGCCGCACCGATTCCGGAGGAGGCGCTGCGCTTTTATGCGGAGCCCGCGATCGCCGCCCGTCAGATGGATTTGAACCGGTGGCCGGTTGGTAGCGGTCCGTTTTTTGTGCGGCACTGTGACCCCGACCGCCGCATTGTGCTGCAGCGGAACCCGAGATATCGGGGAGGGGTCTACCCTTCGGACGGTGCACCCGGTGATCGTGAAGCGGGACTGCTCGACGATGCGGGCCGGCCGATTCCGTTTTTGGACCGTGTCGCGATTGTGGTGGAACGGGAGTCGATTCCGGCGTGGAACAAGTTTCTGCAGGGGTATTACGACTACACCTATGTGACGCCGGAGGTCTTCGAGCAGACGATTCAAATGTCAGGCTCGGGCGAGGCGATCCTGTCGGACCGCATGCGGGCTCGTGGAATCCGACTGCATTCGTCGGTCGCGGCGGCGATCTACTGGGTGGGATTCAACATGGCGGACCCGGTCATCGGCGGGCTGAACGAGCGCGCGGCGGCGCTGCGGCGCGCGATCTCGACGGCGCTAGACTACAACGAGTATCTCGACATCTTTTTCAACGGTCAGGGGCGGTCGGCGCAAGGGCCGATACCGCCGGGCATTTTCGGCGCGCTGGAGGGGGAGGCCGGCGTAAACCGTTGGACGGACCGGTGGGATCCGGTCGGGCGACGGCCGGTGAGGCGGCCGATTGAGGAGGCACGGCAGTGGATGGCACAAGCGGGCTGGCCCGACGGCCGGGGGCCGGACGGCCGTCCGTTGGTGCTCCATTTGGATCACGCGCTGGCGGGGGAACCGTCGTTCGTGGCGGTGTTCGAATGGATGCGGGGGCGGCTGCGGCAGCTCGGGGTTGAGCTGCGCGAACGGGGGACGGATCTGTCGCGGTATCGCGACAAGCTCGAGCGCGGTCACTTCCAGCTCTTCCGGCAGGGGTGGTTCGCCGACTATCCGGATCCCGAAAATTTTCTATTTCTGTTCTACGGGCCGAATGCGAAACTGCGTTCCGGTGGTGCGAATATCTGCAATTACGAAAATCCCGAATATGACCGACTGTTCGAGCGGATGGAGGGAATGCGGGACGGGCCGGAGCGCGCGGCGATGGTCTCGAACATGGTGGAGATTCTGCGCCGGGATGCGCCGATGTGCTGGGGGTTTCACCCGACGTTTTATGTGCTGAGCCATTCGTGGCACCGCAACGGGAAGCCTCGGGAGATGACACACAACACGCTGAAATATCAACGGGTGGACGCCGCGGAGCGTGCCCGGCGGCGGCGAGAATGGAACCGGCCGGTGGTCGCACCGGTGCTCGCGTTGGAGGCGGCCGCGCTGGCGATCGCGGCGATGTTGATCCGACGGCGGCCTCCCGGAGCGGAGACGGCAGGATGCTGA
- a CDS encoding DUF503 domain-containing protein: MVVGLLTARLSIPEAHSLKDKRSALRSLKDRLVAHMNVSVAEVGDQDLWQSAEMAFVTVAATRDVVERRLADVRNFLASTPRWVLLDTETQLL; the protein is encoded by the coding sequence ATGGTTGTCGGGCTGCTCACTGCGCGGCTCAGCATCCCGGAGGCTCACTCCCTCAAAGACAAGCGCTCCGCGCTGCGAAGCCTGAAGGACCGCCTGGTCGCGCACATGAATGTGAGTGTCGCCGAGGTCGGAGATCAGGACCTGTGGCAGTCTGCCGAAATGGCGTTCGTGACCGTGGCCGCGACGCGCGACGTCGTGGAGCGGCGTCTTGCGGACGTGCGAAACTTTCTGGCCTCCACCCCTCGGTGGGTGCTGCTGGACACCGAAACACAACTGCTATGA